One Candidatus Hydrogenedentota bacterium genomic region harbors:
- a CDS encoding sulfatase, whose product MTQRIFRPIFSTIAILVLLSGCQPARNTLAFETDLPGRGFNVAILLVDTLRPDHLGCYGYEKAFTPHIDALAQEGVLFENARSASTYTGEAVASLFTGRPPAMARDGLGWGARPTPTEENLPRVLESAGYQTAIFSTSFVMRFRGFYDSFQSATLFQDLPITSELDLELTQEALDHARSRPGDRLFQYLHYYAPHAPYNPPQAWLDRVGAGRATVDPSDELHPADLASAGMTRDEPRLAALRAHYDGEIALIDDAIGAFLAGLRELGRDRNTVVVFISDHGEEFLEHGFADHAWNLFDETLRVPLIVWAPELFAPGRVSDPVSSVDVMPTLLASLQIPHARFEHAASGQYLFRPGPARWEYAPRTGPIYASLFPEPRAQLHAVLFEGHKYIAGPRWLDGAGAGRFWRIQGALTQLTRRAGYLPLDPWAPVAREAVFDLKADPGETRDIAAENSALRDRGRALLEAYREAGAPYRRDAAPTTMDDPFHDALVEELLRGEASPEAGDPMEPDEGGGHLSPEMIESLETMGYL is encoded by the coding sequence ATGACGCAGCGTATTTTCCGGCCCATATTTTCGACCATCGCCATCCTGGTGCTCCTGAGCGGATGCCAGCCCGCGAGAAACACCCTCGCCTTTGAAACCGACCTGCCGGGCCGGGGGTTTAATGTGGCCATTTTGCTCGTGGACACACTGCGCCCCGACCACCTGGGCTGCTACGGCTACGAGAAGGCTTTCACGCCGCACATCGACGCCCTGGCCCAGGAAGGGGTCCTGTTTGAGAACGCCCGGAGCGCCTCCACCTACACGGGGGAGGCGGTGGCGTCGCTATTCACGGGACGGCCGCCGGCGATGGCACGGGATGGCCTCGGCTGGGGCGCGCGCCCGACCCCGACCGAGGAAAACCTGCCGCGCGTGCTGGAATCGGCCGGGTATCAGACGGCGATATTCTCGACGTCTTTCGTCATGCGTTTCCGGGGCTTCTACGACAGCTTCCAGAGCGCCACCCTGTTCCAGGATCTTCCGATTACGTCCGAGCTGGATCTGGAGCTCACGCAAGAAGCGCTGGACCACGCGCGGTCGCGCCCGGGCGATCGGCTCTTTCAATACCTGCACTACTACGCGCCGCACGCGCCGTATAACCCGCCGCAGGCGTGGCTGGATCGGGTCGGCGCGGGCCGCGCGACGGTAGATCCGTCGGACGAATTGCACCCGGCGGACCTGGCGAGCGCGGGAATGACACGAGACGAGCCCCGGCTGGCGGCGCTGCGCGCGCACTACGACGGCGAAATCGCGCTGATCGACGACGCGATCGGGGCGTTCTTGGCCGGTCTGCGCGAGCTGGGGCGCGACCGAAATACGGTTGTGGTGTTTATTTCGGATCACGGCGAGGAATTCCTGGAACACGGCTTCGCGGATCATGCGTGGAACCTCTTTGACGAGACGCTGCGCGTGCCGCTGATCGTGTGGGCGCCGGAGCTTTTCGCGCCCGGGCGGGTTTCGGATCCGGTGTCAAGCGTGGACGTCATGCCGACGCTTCTGGCGAGCCTCCAAATCCCCCACGCCCGCTTTGAACACGCCGCCAGTGGCCAGTACCTGTTCCGCCCAGGCCCGGCACGCTGGGAGTACGCGCCGCGCACGGGCCCCATTTACGCGAGCCTGTTCCCGGAGCCCCGGGCGCAATTACACGCGGTTCTGTTCGAAGGGCACAAGTACATAGCCGGACCGCGCTGGCTTGATGGGGCGGGGGCGGGCCGCTTCTGGCGTATTCAAGGCGCACTCACGCAATTGACGCGGCGCGCGGGCTACCTGCCGCTGGATCCGTGGGCGCCGGTCGCGCGCGAGGCGGTCTTCGACTTGAAGGCGGATCCGGGCGAAACGCGGGACATCGCGGCGGAGAATTCGGCCCTCCGGGATCGCGGCCGCGCGCTGCTGGAGGCCTACCGCGAAGCGGGCGCGCCCTACCGCCGGGATGCGGCGCCCACCACGATGGACGATCCGTTTCACGACGCGCTGGTTGAGGAACTGCTTCGCGGAGAAGCTTCACCGGAGGCCGGCGATCCGATGGAACCG